The sequence CTGCGCGTTCCGCGCACGCGGCCGCCAGGTGCTGACGCCACGACGGCTGCCCGTAGCGGGGCAGACGCCGGCAAAGGCCCAGGACCCGAACTGGGCGAGTTCAATCGGTCGACGCTGCCGCGATCGGAGTGGAAGACCGCCAAGGGCTCGATCACGCTCGTGGCCGCGGCGTTCTTCAGCGCCGTCTCGACCAGCTCGGTGCGCATGTGGTCCGCGATCGACCAGCCCACGACCTTCTTGGAGTAGCAGTCGCTGACGGTGGCCAGGTAGATGAATCCCGCCCAGGTGTGGATGTAGGTGGTGTCCCCGACGAACTTGACCCCGGGACGGTCCGCGGTGAAGTCACGCTCCACCAGGTCAGGCATCGTCGCTGCCGCCTCGGCGTCCGCGTCGGTGGTGACCCTAAACGGGCGGGGCTGGCACGCGATCAGCCCCTGGGTGCGCATGATCTGACGCACCAGCTCCGGTGAGCACTCGGTGCCCTCCTCGGCCAGGTCGGCGTGGATCCGGCGGTACCCGTAGGTCCCGTCCGAGGCGGCGAAGAACCCCTCCACGCGGGCCGTGAGCGCCTCCGACGGGCCGCGGTGGCCGACTGCGGCCGGCAGAGCCAATCCGCGACGGCGTCCTGCAGTGACACGAGGCATTCTGGTGGCGGATGCAGGGTTGAGTTGCTCGACCGGAAGAAGTGGAACACCCGGCTGGAACTGGCCAACTCGATGTTCGAGTACCTCGAGATCTGGCACAACCGGAAGCGCCGTCACAGCCAGCTCGGGTGGCTCACGCCGATAGAATTCGAGCCCAATCGCATCATCACCGTGGCATGAGACTCCAACGAATCTCGACCACGTAGAACCCGGGGTCCACCAGAGTCTCCGGACTCGCCGGGAGGTGT comes from Nocardioides aromaticivorans and encodes:
- a CDS encoding IS3 family transposase, giving the protein MLDRKKWNTRLELANSMFEYLEIWHNRKRRHSQLGWLTPIEFEPNRIITVA